One genomic window of Psychrobacillus sp. INOP01 includes the following:
- the gatA gene encoding Asp-tRNA(Asn)/Glu-tRNA(Gln) amidotransferase subunit GatA yields the protein MTLFNRSAKELQALVHSKEVSLVDLTKEAFERVEKLDGEVEAFLALNKEKALETATELENTPFEKRGPLFGLPIGVKDNIVTEGLETTCASKILQGFNPIYDATVVKKLREAGMITIGKLNMDEFAMGSSNENSAYKTTKNPWSLDRVPGGSSGASAAAVAAGEVPFSLGSDTGGSIRQPASYCGVVGMKPTYGRVSRFGLVAFASSLDQIGPITRNVEDNALLLEAISGVDANDSTSADVEVPNFAAALTGDIKGLRIAVPKEYLGEGVSEAVRQSVMDALKVLEAQGATWEEVSLPHSKYALATYYILSSSEASSNLSRFDGIRYGFRAENVENLLDLYKETRAQGFGDEVKRRIMLGTYSLSAGTYDAYYKKAQQVRTLIKQDFDKVLADYDVIVGPTAPTPAFKIGENVEDPLTMYANDILTIPINLAGVPAISIPCGFEDGLPLGLQIIGNYFDESTIYRVAHAYEQATDFHKQTPQIWEGK from the coding sequence ATGACGTTATTTAATCGTTCAGCGAAAGAACTACAAGCGCTTGTACATAGTAAAGAAGTTTCTTTAGTAGATTTGACAAAAGAAGCTTTTGAACGTGTAGAAAAACTTGATGGCGAGGTAGAAGCCTTCTTAGCTTTAAATAAAGAAAAAGCATTAGAAACAGCTACAGAATTAGAAAACACTCCTTTTGAAAAACGTGGACCATTATTTGGTTTACCAATAGGAGTGAAGGATAATATCGTAACAGAAGGATTAGAAACTACTTGTGCAAGTAAAATTTTACAAGGATTCAATCCTATTTATGATGCAACGGTTGTGAAAAAGTTACGCGAGGCTGGTATGATAACAATCGGTAAATTGAATATGGATGAATTTGCAATGGGGTCTTCCAATGAAAATTCGGCATATAAAACTACTAAAAACCCATGGTCATTAGACCGTGTTCCTGGTGGTTCTTCAGGTGCATCGGCAGCAGCGGTAGCAGCTGGAGAGGTGCCATTCTCATTAGGTTCAGATACAGGTGGATCTATTCGTCAACCAGCATCCTATTGTGGTGTTGTTGGGATGAAACCTACATATGGACGTGTTTCACGTTTCGGACTAGTAGCGTTTGCATCTTCTTTAGATCAAATTGGTCCAATCACTCGTAACGTAGAAGATAACGCCCTACTTTTAGAAGCAATTTCTGGAGTTGATGCAAATGACTCTACATCTGCGGACGTTGAAGTTCCTAACTTTGCTGCTGCTTTAACTGGAGACATTAAAGGTCTTCGTATTGCCGTACCTAAAGAATATTTAGGAGAAGGTGTAAGTGAAGCAGTTCGCCAATCTGTGATGGATGCGTTGAAAGTATTAGAAGCACAAGGAGCAACTTGGGAAGAGGTATCATTGCCACATTCTAAATACGCTTTAGCTACATACTATATTCTTTCATCTTCAGAGGCTTCTTCAAACCTTTCTCGTTTTGATGGAATTCGTTATGGCTTCCGTGCTGAAAACGTTGAAAATTTATTGGATCTTTATAAAGAAACTCGTGCGCAAGGATTTGGTGACGAAGTTAAACGTCGTATTATGCTTGGGACTTATTCGTTAAGCGCGGGTACATACGATGCTTACTATAAAAAAGCACAGCAAGTTCGTACACTTATCAAACAAGATTTCGATAAAGTGTTAGCGGACTATGATGTAATTGTCGGACCAACTGCACCAACTCCAGCATTCAAAATTGGAGAAAATGTAGAAGATCCTTTAACGATGTATGCAAATGATATTTTAACAATTCCGATTAACCTTGCAGGTGTACCAGCAATTTCTATCCCTTGTGGATTTGAAGATGGATTACCACTAGGGCTACAAATTATCGGAAATTATTTTGACGAGTCAACGATTTACCGCGTAGCACATGCTTACGAGCAAGCTACTGATTTCCATAAACAAACTCCTCAAATTTGGGAGGGAAAATAA